One part of the Natronorubrum sediminis genome encodes these proteins:
- a CDS encoding aminotransferase class V-fold PLP-dependent enzyme: MEPLDLRETIPALESGTYLNWGAGGPSPTRVVDAVESSLEHHEYEAPTREGMYPAAFDAYDDARNAVADLLGATVKEIALTQSTTDGINRVAGALEWDDTDVVVRTDLEHSSGILPWQRLERTRGVEVRELETENGRLDLGDVKSAASDATLLCVSSLTWTHGTRLPIESIVDVAHDAGALVLVDAVQAPGQVPVDVHQWGADFVVAAGHKWLLGPFGGGFLFVRGGLERERSLRPAAIGYRSVAEENAVDYEYAPGAKRFEVGTASPAPYAGLSEAIDCFDEIGIRTIERRIEALTDRLKDGLRDDRLVSPREFESGLVTISVDDAEATVERLADSGVVVRMLPNLEAVRASVHAYNTNAEIDALLEALSE; encoded by the coding sequence ATGGAACCACTGGACCTTCGCGAGACGATTCCTGCCCTCGAGTCGGGGACGTACCTCAACTGGGGTGCCGGCGGGCCGAGTCCCACTCGCGTCGTCGATGCCGTCGAATCGAGTCTCGAGCATCACGAGTACGAGGCCCCGACGCGCGAGGGGATGTATCCCGCTGCGTTCGACGCCTACGACGACGCCCGAAACGCGGTTGCCGACCTCCTCGGTGCCACTGTCAAGGAGATCGCCCTCACACAGAGCACGACGGATGGCATCAATCGCGTCGCGGGTGCACTCGAGTGGGACGACACTGACGTCGTCGTCCGAACCGACCTCGAACACTCCTCGGGCATCCTGCCGTGGCAACGACTCGAGCGCACGCGAGGTGTCGAGGTCCGCGAACTCGAGACCGAAAACGGCCGGCTGGATCTCGGGGACGTGAAATCGGCGGCGAGCGACGCGACGCTCTTGTGCGTGAGTTCGCTCACCTGGACCCACGGCACCCGATTGCCGATCGAATCGATCGTCGACGTGGCACACGACGCCGGCGCGCTCGTCCTCGTCGACGCCGTGCAGGCACCCGGACAGGTCCCAGTCGACGTCCACCAGTGGGGTGCAGATTTCGTCGTCGCCGCGGGCCACAAGTGGCTCCTAGGCCCCTTCGGAGGCGGATTTCTCTTCGTGCGCGGAGGACTCGAGCGAGAACGGTCGCTTCGGCCGGCAGCCATCGGCTACCGAAGCGTCGCCGAGGAAAACGCCGTCGACTACGAGTACGCACCGGGGGCGAAACGCTTCGAGGTCGGAACGGCGAGTCCAGCACCGTACGCAGGGCTAAGCGAGGCGATCGACTGTTTCGATGAAATCGGCATCCGGACGATCGAACGGCGAATCGAAGCGCTCACCGATCGGCTCAAAGACGGGCTTCGCGACGACCGACTGGTGAGTCCGCGCGAATTCGAATCCGGCCTCGTAACGATTTCCGTCGACGACGCGGAAGCGACCGTCGAGCGTCTCGCCGATTCGGGAGTCGTCGTTCGAATGCTTCCCAATCTCGAGGCCGTTCGGGCGTCGGTCCACGCGTACAACACGAACGCGGAGATAGACGCGTTGCTCGAGGCGCTGAGCGAGTAA
- a CDS encoding DUF192 domain-containing protein, which translates to MTARRSATADRRTLLTGLVATFGSVGLAGCTGGNDDNDDDNSGDNDDDPTDNPDSNDDETEDVGSNDDETTEVHSEYESTDVLVTTADGDELGEVTAAIADTPDLQELGLSDTETLSEDRGMLFVYESVEDRTFGMPEMSFGIDIVFADDEGVITSLSHAPEPESEEDGSEQTYSGRGQYVLEVVYEWTAENGVEEGDVLNFEL; encoded by the coding sequence ATGACTGCACGACGCTCGGCAACTGCGGACCGACGAACGCTGCTTACGGGACTCGTCGCGACGTTCGGGTCCGTCGGACTCGCAGGATGTACCGGCGGCAACGACGACAACGACGACGATAACAGCGGCGACAATGATGATGATCCGACGGATAACCCGGATTCGAACGACGATGAGACGGAAGATGTGGGTTCGAACGACGACGAGACGACGGAAGTCCACTCGGAGTACGAGTCGACCGACGTGCTCGTGACGACCGCCGATGGGGACGAACTGGGTGAGGTAACGGCAGCTATTGCGGATACGCCGGACCTGCAAGAACTCGGGCTGAGCGACACCGAAACGCTCTCCGAAGACCGGGGGATGTTGTTCGTCTACGAATCAGTCGAAGACCGGACGTTTGGCATGCCGGAAATGTCGTTCGGAATCGACATTGTGTTCGCCGACGACGAGGGCGTCATCACCAGTCTCTCCCACGCACCGGAACCCGAGTCTGAGGAGGACGGCTCCGAACAGACCTACTCCGGCCGTGGACAGTACGTTCTGGAGGTCGTCTACGAGTGGACCGCTGAGAACGGCGTCGAGGAGGGCGACGTTCTCAATTTCGAACTGTGA
- a CDS encoding AMP-binding protein encodes MVTTDQDGFPAGVQSEPSFPLGRRPLHEYVAHHATETPERVAITYYGTDLTYRDLESAISSFATWLDEQGYEAGETLLLCLQNCPQYVIAYYGAQRLGMRVSPCSPMAKEHRLSYQLEDGDARIAVAGDTHASLFEGVREETPLEQVVYTRFETFLPDEPVPEIHPEMTDAVAMDRQPPADDIFYFDSVLEETPADPPTVDVAMDDICLLQYTSGTTGLPKGCMHSYENVLFAAATSSALTDRDGGTRHLAVMPVFHVAGKLNAVDSPMIQGGTSILLTRYEAEAYLDALEAHDPDNGWITTPMVRELLETLGAEDDNREIDSLESMPVTSFGQSLTDDLCARWADATGAEMYEAAYGLTETHTRDTFTNELGLVEEGFVGKPVYETDIVIRDWETHEELPQGETGEITVKTPSLFEGYLNKPEETEAAMHEDYVLTGDIGRFTEDGHLYFLGRQKYMIKSSGYSIAPAEVEEVLKTHPGIENAAVGGRNHETKGSEVVAGVVVSDESLSAQTIVEWAEDHLAAYKRPRDVVVLEELPVTNLGKLDREGLADVLSEE; translated from the coding sequence ATGGTTACCACTGATCAAGACGGGTTCCCCGCGGGCGTCCAATCGGAGCCGTCATTCCCGCTGGGACGGCGGCCACTCCACGAGTACGTCGCCCATCACGCCACCGAGACGCCGGAGCGAGTCGCCATCACCTACTACGGCACCGATCTGACCTATCGCGACCTCGAGTCGGCCATCTCGTCGTTCGCGACGTGGCTCGACGAGCAAGGATACGAAGCGGGCGAAACGCTCCTCCTGTGTCTGCAGAACTGCCCGCAATACGTGATCGCCTACTACGGGGCACAACGACTCGGAATGCGGGTAAGCCCGTGCAGCCCGATGGCCAAAGAACACCGACTCTCCTACCAACTCGAGGACGGCGACGCCAGAATCGCCGTCGCGGGCGACACCCACGCCTCGCTGTTTGAGGGCGTTCGGGAGGAAACGCCCCTCGAGCAGGTCGTCTACACGCGTTTCGAGACGTTTCTCCCAGACGAGCCGGTGCCGGAGATCCATCCCGAGATGACCGACGCGGTCGCGATGGACCGACAGCCTCCCGCTGACGACATCTTCTACTTCGACTCGGTGCTGGAGGAGACCCCTGCCGATCCGCCGACAGTCGACGTGGCGATGGACGACATCTGCCTGCTGCAGTACACGTCCGGGACGACGGGGCTGCCGAAGGGCTGCATGCACAGCTACGAGAACGTGCTCTTCGCTGCCGCCACCTCCTCGGCGCTGACCGACCGAGACGGCGGGACGCGCCACCTCGCCGTGATGCCCGTCTTCCACGTCGCCGGCAAGCTCAACGCCGTCGACTCGCCGATGATTCAGGGCGGGACGTCCATCCTCCTGACGCGCTACGAAGCCGAGGCCTACCTCGACGCGCTCGAGGCGCACGATCCGGATAACGGCTGGATCACCACCCCGATGGTCCGCGAGCTATTGGAAACGTTGGGGGCCGAAGACGACAACCGAGAGATCGACTCGCTCGAGTCGATGCCGGTGACGAGTTTTGGCCAGTCGCTGACGGACGACCTCTGTGCGCGCTGGGCCGACGCCACCGGCGCGGAGATGTACGAGGCGGCCTACGGACTGACCGAAACGCACACGCGAGACACGTTCACCAATGAACTCGGCCTCGTCGAAGAGGGGTTCGTCGGCAAACCCGTCTACGAGACCGATATCGTGATCCGCGATTGGGAGACCCACGAGGAACTCCCTCAGGGAGAGACCGGCGAGATCACGGTGAAGACGCCCTCGCTGTTCGAGGGCTACCTGAACAAGCCCGAGGAGACCGAGGCGGCGATGCACGAGGATTACGTGCTCACGGGTGATATCGGCCGGTTCACCGAGGACGGCCACCTCTACTTCCTCGGGCGACAAAAGTACATGATCAAGTCGAGTGGCTATTCAATCGCTCCAGCCGAGGTCGAGGAGGTGCTGAAGACCCATCCCGGAATCGAGAACGCCGCCGTCGGCGGCCGCAACCACGAGACGAAGGGGTCGGAGGTCGTCGCGGGGGTGGTCGTCTCCGACGAGTCGTTGAGCGCACAAACAATCGTCGAGTGGGCCGAAGACCACCTCGCAGCGTACAAGCGACCGCGGGACGTCGTCGTCCTCGAGGAGTTGCCCGTCACGAATCTCGGAAAGCTGGATCGGGAAGGACTCGCCGACGTGCTCTCAGAAGAATAA
- a CDS encoding DUF7557 family protein, whose amino-acid sequence MTHTIEISDDLKERLDGHLEEDETHEEFIEELVSIYETEGRFLQEGI is encoded by the coding sequence ATGACTCACACCATCGAAATTAGCGACGACCTGAAGGAGCGACTCGACGGTCACCTTGAGGAGGACGAAACCCACGAGGAGTTCATCGAGGAACTGGTGTCCATCTACGAGACCGAAGGCAGATTCTTGCAGGAAGGCATCTGA
- the nrfD gene encoding NrfD/PsrC family molybdoenzyme membrane anchor subunit yields MSTKTPRKADILRPIQNTSTTYFVLVAVAGLAFALFLVGWIYQLYQGMVVTGLSDWGSGGGVTWGVYIGAFIWWVGIAHGGIILSAAVRLLGMERYMPVARLAELLTLAGLSAAGFFIVVHLGRPDRMVTSVLGHYHITVHASPLVWDVTVITAYFVLTATYLALTIRYDVSRLRDDLPDTLDPIYSLVTFGYTEAEDEVVQRMVWWLALAIIIMAPLLLHGGVIPWLFAVIPAIPGWFGAVQGPQFLTIALTSAISGVILLSFAFRRAYDWDHIITDDIFRGLLLWLGFFSLLFLWLQLQQRVTGGFAAPTDTAQISAATLEHPIYIVSMGLVAVVLAFIFAQAIRPALFTKGRAVVAGLAVLTATLLEKILFVVEGFMYPTFDIYGATPGEYFPSFIEFASITGTIGMVMLFFLLVAKVIPVVELHAIEHLQERDHGHEREQITHDD; encoded by the coding sequence ATGAGCACGAAAACGCCACGGAAGGCCGACATTCTTCGACCGATACAGAACACGTCGACGACCTACTTCGTGTTAGTTGCCGTTGCCGGGCTAGCGTTCGCCCTCTTTCTCGTCGGGTGGATCTACCAGCTCTATCAGGGAATGGTCGTTACGGGACTCTCGGATTGGGGATCCGGTGGCGGCGTGACGTGGGGCGTCTACATCGGCGCGTTCATCTGGTGGGTCGGCATCGCCCACGGCGGGATCATCCTCTCCGCTGCGGTTCGGTTGCTCGGCATGGAGCGGTACATGCCGGTCGCTCGCCTCGCCGAGTTGTTGACCCTCGCCGGCCTCTCCGCGGCTGGCTTCTTCATCGTCGTCCACCTCGGCCGACCAGATCGGATGGTCACGAGCGTCCTCGGTCACTACCACATCACCGTTCACGCGTCACCGCTGGTGTGGGACGTGACCGTCATCACGGCCTACTTCGTGTTGACGGCGACGTACCTCGCGTTGACGATTAGATACGACGTGAGTCGGTTACGCGACGACCTGCCAGACACCCTCGATCCAATTTACTCGCTCGTGACGTTCGGCTACACCGAGGCGGAAGACGAAGTCGTCCAGCGAATGGTGTGGTGGCTCGCCCTCGCGATCATCATCATGGCGCCACTCCTGCTCCACGGCGGCGTGATCCCGTGGCTGTTCGCCGTGATCCCGGCGATACCCGGCTGGTTCGGTGCCGTCCAGGGCCCACAGTTCCTGACCATCGCCCTCACCTCCGCGATCAGCGGCGTCATCCTCCTCTCGTTCGCGTTCCGGCGGGCCTACGATTGGGACCACATCATCACCGACGACATCTTCCGCGGCCTGCTCCTCTGGCTCGGCTTCTTCAGCCTCCTCTTTCTCTGGCTCCAGTTGCAACAGCGAGTGACCGGCGGGTTCGCCGCGCCGACCGACACCGCACAGATTTCGGCCGCCACGCTCGAGCACCCGATCTACATCGTCTCGATGGGTCTCGTCGCCGTCGTGCTCGCGTTTATCTTCGCGCAGGCAATCCGCCCGGCGCTGTTCACCAAGGGTCGAGCCGTCGTCGCCGGCCTCGCGGTGCTCACGGCCACGTTGCTCGAGAAAATCCTCTTCGTCGTCGAGGGGTTCATGTACCCGACGTTCGACATCTACGGCGCGACCCCCGGCGAGTACTTCCCGAGTTTTATCGAGTTCGCGTCGATCACCGGAACGATCGGCATGGTAATGTTGTTCTTCTTGCTCGTCGCAAAAGTCATCCCGGTCGTCGAACTCCACGCGATCGAACACCTCCAAGAACGCGACCACGGCCACGAGCGCGAGCAGATCACGCACGACGATTAG
- the uvrA gene encoding excinuclease ABC subunit UvrA — protein MSKDYIEVRGAEEHNLKDLDVTVPREEFTVVTGLSGSGKSSLAFETIYAEGQRRYIESLSAYARNFLGQMDKPQVETVEGLSPAISIDQKNAANNPRSTVGTVTELHDYLRLLYARVGTPHCPDCGREVGEQSAQNMVERILELPEGTRAKLAAPVVRDQKGAFEDLFEELVSEGYSRVEIDGEEYDLTLDDPDLDENFDHTVDVVVDRVKVDTEARPRIIDSVETALEEAEGVLKVILPDAPEEVASDLGEAARRTGALGDETEEDDRFVVEFSKDLACTHCGIDVPEIETRSFSFNSPHGACPECEGLGETKEIDEGLVIQDESKSLKHVFEPWSYNRSYYQTRLDAVAEHFDLSLSTPFEDLEEDTQQAFLYGTSDKVTFERSTRNGTRRKQKRFEGVIPNLERRYLETDSDSTREHIEDYMSATECPSCDGTRLKAASRAVFIDGTAITEINGLSIGDALAHFESMEADLTEREKVIAEEILKEIRARLGFMVEVGLEYLTLDREAATLSGGESQRIRLATQIGSGLVGVLYVLDEPSIGLHQRDNDRLLDTLEELRDIGNTLLVVEHDEETMRRADNVIDMGPGPGKRGGEVVANGSVEDVKDCEESITGDYLSGRRQIPVPDERRDPAGALTIRGARQHNLADLDVDIPLGNFTAITGVSGSGKSTLMHEVFYKGLARQMNDNTSVIPGDHDGLEGLEEIETVRLIDQSPIGRTPRSNPATYTNVFDYIRDLFAETKLAKQRGYEKGRFSFNVKGGRCEECGGQGTVKIEMNFLSDVYVPCEECDGARYNDATLDVTYKGKTIADVLEMEVDEAYEFFESNSQIRRRLKLLKDVGLDYMTLGQPSTTLSGGEAQRIKLAEELGKKDTGETLYLLDEPTTGLHHEDERKLIEVLHRLTDNGNTVVVIEHELDLVKNADHIIDLGPEGGEHGGELVATGTPEEVARLEDSHTGRYLRDLLPKIDLDGPRGERVEPVTAPMDDD, from the coding sequence ATGAGCAAAGACTACATCGAGGTGCGAGGTGCAGAGGAGCACAACCTCAAAGACCTCGACGTCACGGTTCCCCGCGAGGAGTTCACCGTCGTCACCGGCCTCTCGGGATCGGGGAAATCCTCGCTGGCGTTCGAAACGATCTACGCCGAAGGACAGCGTCGCTACATCGAGAGTCTCTCGGCGTACGCCCGGAACTTCCTCGGACAGATGGACAAACCGCAGGTCGAGACCGTCGAAGGACTCTCGCCGGCGATCTCGATCGATCAGAAGAACGCCGCGAACAACCCCCGTTCGACGGTGGGGACCGTCACGGAACTCCACGACTATCTCCGTCTCCTCTACGCCCGCGTCGGCACCCCCCACTGTCCCGACTGCGGCCGCGAAGTCGGCGAGCAGTCCGCCCAGAACATGGTCGAGCGCATCCTCGAGTTACCCGAGGGAACGCGAGCGAAACTCGCCGCACCCGTCGTTCGCGACCAGAAGGGTGCCTTCGAGGACCTCTTCGAGGAACTCGTCTCGGAGGGGTACTCCCGCGTCGAAATCGACGGCGAGGAGTACGACCTTACCCTCGACGACCCCGACCTGGACGAGAACTTCGACCACACCGTCGATGTCGTCGTCGACCGCGTGAAGGTAGACACCGAGGCCCGTCCGCGGATCATCGACAGCGTCGAAACGGCGCTCGAGGAAGCCGAGGGCGTCCTCAAGGTCATTCTGCCCGACGCACCCGAGGAGGTCGCGTCCGATCTGGGCGAGGCGGCCCGCCGAACGGGTGCGCTTGGCGACGAGACCGAGGAAGACGACCGGTTCGTCGTCGAGTTCTCGAAGGACCTCGCGTGTACTCACTGCGGGATCGACGTGCCCGAGATCGAGACGCGTTCGTTCTCCTTCAACTCACCTCACGGTGCCTGTCCGGAGTGTGAGGGACTCGGCGAGACGAAAGAGATCGACGAAGGACTGGTCATCCAGGACGAATCCAAGTCGCTCAAGCACGTCTTCGAGCCCTGGAGCTACAACCGCTCGTACTACCAGACGCGACTCGACGCCGTCGCCGAGCACTTCGACCTCTCGCTGTCGACGCCGTTCGAAGACCTCGAGGAGGATACCCAGCAGGCCTTCCTCTACGGCACCAGCGACAAGGTGACCTTCGAGCGAAGTACCCGAAACGGCACCCGACGCAAGCAAAAACGCTTCGAGGGCGTCATTCCGAACCTCGAGCGTCGATACCTCGAGACCGACTCCGATTCGACCCGCGAGCACATCGAGGACTACATGTCGGCGACGGAGTGTCCGTCCTGTGACGGCACCCGTCTCAAGGCGGCGAGTCGGGCCGTGTTCATCGACGGGACCGCAATCACCGAGATCAACGGGCTGAGCATCGGCGACGCCTTGGCCCACTTCGAGTCGATGGAAGCCGACCTCACGGAGCGCGAGAAAGTCATCGCCGAGGAGATTTTGAAGGAGATTCGGGCCCGCCTCGGCTTCATGGTCGAAGTCGGCCTCGAGTACCTCACCCTCGACCGGGAAGCCGCGACCCTCTCGGGTGGTGAGAGCCAGCGTATTCGGCTCGCGACGCAGATCGGGTCCGGGCTGGTCGGGGTGCTCTACGTCTTGGACGAGCCCTCGATCGGCCTCCACCAGCGGGACAACGACCGACTGCTCGATACCTTAGAAGAGCTTCGAGACATCGGAAACACCCTCCTCGTCGTCGAACACGACGAAGAGACGATGCGCCGTGCGGACAACGTCATCGACATGGGCCCCGGTCCGGGCAAACGCGGCGGCGAGGTCGTCGCCAATGGCTCCGTCGAGGACGTCAAAGACTGTGAGGAGTCCATCACCGGCGACTACCTCTCCGGCCGCCGGCAGATTCCGGTTCCGGACGAACGCCGCGACCCGGCGGGCGCGCTGACCATCCGCGGCGCTCGCCAGCACAACTTAGCCGACCTCGACGTGGACATTCCACTGGGCAACTTTACCGCGATTACAGGCGTCTCTGGCTCCGGCAAATCGACGCTCATGCACGAGGTGTTCTACAAGGGCCTCGCCCGCCAGATGAACGACAACACGAGCGTCATTCCGGGCGACCACGACGGCCTCGAGGGCCTCGAGGAGATCGAAACCGTCCGACTGATCGACCAGTCTCCGATCGGTCGCACACCTCGATCGAATCCGGCCACCTACACCAACGTCTTCGACTACATCCGCGACCTGTTCGCCGAGACGAAACTCGCGAAACAGCGTGGCTACGAGAAGGGACGCTTCTCGTTCAACGTCAAGGGCGGGCGCTGCGAGGAGTGTGGCGGCCAAGGAACCGTCAAAATCGAGATGAACTTCCTCAGCGACGTCTACGTCCCCTGTGAGGAGTGTGACGGCGCGCGCTACAACGACGCGACCCTCGACGTCACCTACAAGGGCAAGACGATCGCCGACGTGCTCGAGATGGAGGTCGACGAGGCCTACGAGTTCTTCGAGTCGAACTCCCAGATCCGTCGCCGGCTGAAACTCCTGAAGGACGTCGGACTCGACTACATGACCCTCGGCCAGCCGTCGACGACGCTTTCCGGTGGTGAGGCCCAGCGGATCAAGCTGGCCGAAGAACTCGGGAAGAAGGACACCGGCGAGACGCTGTACTTGCTCGACGAGCCGACGACCGGACTGCACCACGAGGACGAACGAAAACTCATCGAGGTGCTCCACCGGCTGACCGACAACGGCAACACCGTCGTCGTCATCGAACACGAACTCGACCTCGTGAAGAACGCCGACCACATCATCGACCTCGGCCCCGAAGGCGGCGAACACGGCGGCGAACTCGTCGCGACGGGAACGCCGGAAGAAGTCGCCCGACTCGAGGACTCACACACCGGTCGGTACCTGCGCGACCTGCTGCCGAAAATCGACCTCGATGGCCCACGCGGCGAGCGCGTCGAACCCGTGACGGCGCCGATGGACGACGACTGA
- a CDS encoding APC family permease gives MGPGIAIALLIGTALGMSIFLVPTQMAAEAGPSIILAILLAIIPMALGVLQLLQLGGAIPVAGGAYVYGSRLVGPFWGFLNIMLPVVAVWAYLLFAALGFAQYLPYFLELIGYGIDVNTTLAVWAILGFFLAVNYVGIRVAAKAQIALVAVLIAGMLTFIVGGLASFDPANFDPLFPDGEGQPFEDGLAPFFLAIVLLYIPYQGFAMIIEIGEELEDPVKNIPRVLAVGMSFVAVLSVVLVVALIGGGSWEAAVGADGDPVEGALAAVGEEFGTLPTAGVVLIAVAALVAAATTVNTLYTSYSRTVMRASRDNLLPGFFAGIHDRFDTPHRAVIFMGVPPLAVAPFIGYLDEFTGPEFIDWLVVIVVTGTFLSFMISGLALWNLPKKYPQRYEYSVYKLPLPVLKLVAVGNIVMSFVFMVLVAASAPTALIVVVVFAILSAIGYVYQVRTLERNGTNLREEMSSLHHHEGGPLQTSESDDD, from the coding sequence GTGGGGCCGGGGATAGCGATTGCATTGTTAATCGGGACGGCGCTCGGAATGAGTATCTTTCTCGTTCCGACGCAGATGGCTGCCGAAGCTGGACCGAGTATTATACTCGCAATTTTGTTGGCAATTATTCCGATGGCACTCGGGGTCTTGCAACTCCTTCAACTCGGCGGGGCGATTCCCGTCGCGGGCGGGGCGTACGTCTACGGCTCGAGGCTCGTCGGACCGTTCTGGGGCTTTCTCAACATTATGCTTCCCGTCGTGGCCGTCTGGGCGTACCTCCTCTTCGCTGCCCTCGGATTCGCCCAGTACCTGCCGTACTTCCTCGAGTTAATCGGATACGGTATCGACGTGAACACGACCCTCGCGGTGTGGGCGATCCTCGGATTCTTCCTCGCCGTGAACTACGTCGGCATTCGAGTGGCGGCGAAGGCACAGATCGCCCTCGTCGCCGTGTTGATCGCGGGAATGCTCACGTTCATCGTCGGCGGCCTTGCCTCGTTCGACCCGGCGAACTTCGACCCGTTGTTCCCAGACGGTGAGGGCCAGCCCTTCGAGGACGGACTCGCACCGTTCTTCCTCGCGATCGTCCTCCTGTACATCCCCTATCAGGGATTCGCGATGATCATCGAAATCGGCGAAGAACTCGAGGACCCGGTGAAGAACATCCCGCGCGTCCTCGCGGTGGGAATGTCGTTCGTCGCCGTGTTGTCGGTCGTCCTCGTCGTCGCGCTGATCGGTGGTGGGTCGTGGGAGGCGGCCGTCGGTGCCGACGGTGACCCCGTCGAGGGCGCACTCGCAGCCGTCGGCGAGGAGTTCGGTACGCTGCCCACCGCCGGAGTCGTGTTGATCGCCGTGGCCGCGCTGGTCGCTGCGGCGACGACCGTCAACACGCTCTACACGTCCTACTCGCGAACGGTTATGCGCGCCTCGCGTGATAACCTCCTGCCCGGCTTTTTCGCGGGCATTCACGACCGATTCGACACGCCACACCGCGCCGTTATCTTCATGGGCGTGCCGCCCCTCGCCGTCGCGCCGTTTATCGGCTACCTCGACGAATTCACCGGCCCGGAGTTCATCGACTGGCTGGTCGTCATCGTCGTCACCGGCACGTTCCTCTCCTTTATGATCAGCGGCCTCGCCCTGTGGAACCTCCCCAAGAAGTATCCACAACGCTACGAGTACTCGGTCTACAAACTGCCGCTACCGGTGCTCAAACTCGTCGCCGTCGGCAACATCGTCATGTCGTTCGTGTTCATGGTGCTCGTCGCCGCGAGCGCACCAACCGCGTTGATCGTCGTCGTCGTCTTCGCGATTCTCTCGGCGATCGGCTACGTCTACCAGGTTCGGACGCTCGAGCGAAACGGCACCAACCTCCGCGAAGAGATGTCGTCGCTGCACCACCACGAGGGGGGTCCCCTCCAGACGAGCGAGAGCGACGACGACTAA
- a CDS encoding CBS domain-containing protein: protein MDDIFVARVMSSSLTTVSPETLVEDAAQEMLANEIGSVIVVDDDGGLEGILTTTDFVQIVAERKPKDQTPVSTYMSQNVTTGRAQESIRDAADTMVEEGFHHLPIVDDDEGVIGILTTSDLASYLSHAQTPSPE, encoded by the coding sequence ATGGACGATATTTTCGTCGCTCGCGTCATGTCGTCGTCACTGACGACCGTTTCGCCGGAGACGCTGGTCGAAGATGCCGCACAGGAGATGCTCGCGAACGAGATCGGTTCGGTCATCGTCGTCGACGACGACGGGGGACTCGAGGGAATCCTGACGACGACCGACTTCGTGCAGATCGTCGCCGAGCGCAAGCCGAAGGATCAGACGCCGGTGTCGACGTACATGAGCCAGAACGTCACGACGGGACGCGCACAGGAGAGTATTCGCGACGCCGCCGACACGATGGTCGAAGAGGGATTCCATCACCTCCCGATCGTGGACGACGACGAGGGTGTCATCGGCATTCTGACGACGTCCGATCTGGCTTCGTACCTCTCTCACGCGCAGACGCCGAGTCCCGAGTAA